In Oreochromis niloticus isolate F11D_XX unplaced genomic scaffold, O_niloticus_UMD_NMBU tig00003954_pilon, whole genome shotgun sequence, the following proteins share a genomic window:
- the LOC109201071 gene encoding uncharacterized protein LOC109201071, giving the protein MPRKGQRSQSQKLRWQKQREQVNVSEIGEQVKVSVTSIPSPEVQSSAQTAAVSYADVVKRGVPSACVSDAKVQQVIQTEPQVTVQTQHDGEAPGPSHVQVTNSESRPRVSSICASRSQASPKYGKYRNQQCMANSLVFLSFLHEDEFITRADLNSVLDKGHAMHSDARKRFVNSVFLACDELPTVVSSRRHKYQVDMSQFAHYGTFDGTAHLPSLEQGLQCLASAVRYALLVMGGNVIAVCRLTSGLG; this is encoded by the exons atgccaagaaaaggtcaaaggtcgcagTCCCAGAAGCTTAGATGGCAAAAGCAGCGAGAACAGGTAAATGTTTCTGAGATCGGTGAGCAGGTAAAGGTGTCTGTTACAAGTATTCCCAGTCCAGAAGTGCAGAGCAGTGCTCAGACAGCCGcagtgtcttatgcagatgtggtaaagagaggtgtTCCCTCAGCATGTGTGTCAGATGCTAAAGTACAGCAGGTAATCCAGACTGAACCCCAGGTAACTGTGCAAACgcagcatgatggagaagctccaggaccgtctcatgtacaggttacaaacagtgaaagtcgTCCACGAGTGAGTAGCATCTGTGCGTCCCGAAGCCAGGCCTCTCCTAAGTATGGAAAGTACAGgaatcagcaatgcatggcgaacagtttggttttcctgtcattcttacaCGAGGATGAATTCATTACAAGAGCAGATCTTAACAgtgtgttggacaaaggccatgccatgcattcagatgccagaaagaggtttgTGAACAGTGTGTTTCTAGCCTGCGATGAGCTTCCCACAGTGGTCAGCAGCCGCAGACACAAGTATCAAGTGGATATGTCTCAGTTTGCTCATTACGGCACATTTGATGGTACAGCTCACCTTCCGAGCCTTGAACAGGgactacagtgtttggcttcagcgGTTCGCTATGCTTTGCTAGTCATGGGAGGAAACGTCATTGCagtttgcaggctgacttcag gacttggatga